From Camelina sativa cultivar DH55 chromosome 7, Cs, whole genome shotgun sequence, one genomic window encodes:
- the LOC109125699 gene encoding defensin-like protein 269 — translation MAVSKTAMLIVLAAILLSCVSMSNARELQSPQHVECVGGECPPKHPQQYFGSCFSNQDCKNSCFSSCKIQYCYHHECTCQLCDKDAPAPY, via the exons ATGGCAGTATCAAAGACAGCAATGCTCATTGTTCTTGCCGCAATCCTTCTCTCAT GTGTGTCGATGTCAAATGCAAGGGAGCTGCAAAGTCCACAACATGTGGAGTGTGTTGGAGGAGAATGTCCACCGAAGCATCCCCAACAATATTTTGGGAGTTGCTTTAGCAATCAAGATTGCAAAAATAGTTGTTTCTCATCTTGTAAAATTCAATATTGTTATCATCATGAATGTACTTGCCAACTATGCGACAAGGATGCTCCAGCACCTTATTAG